In Chloroflexota bacterium, the following are encoded in one genomic region:
- a CDS encoding ABC transporter ATP-binding protein: protein MTASAGTPRAGQPHSGPPQRVAAVTLEHLVKRFGEVEAVSGIDLEIRDGEFFSMLGPSGSGKTTTLRMIAGFETPTEGRILLHGKDVTGVPPFDRDVNTVFQDYALFPHMTVAQNVGYGLMVRKTPAAERATRTTEALRMVRLEGYEKRRPAQLSGGQRQRVALARALVNRPRVLLLDEPLGALDLKLREQMQIELKEIQAQVGITFIYVTHDQEEALTMSNRLAVFNRGSIEQIGTPADVYEHPATTFVAGFVGTSNLLKGETARAVIGQDGTFTVRPEKIRIADPDQVAESDEASALGSVREVVYLGSDTRYIVALDVGGELVVTQQNLQTSSMEALAAQGRPVRLLWKRQHVLSLAVGQAAEGKREGMDSQ, encoded by the coding sequence ATGACCGCATCCGCGGGCACACCCCGCGCTGGTCAACCCCACTCCGGCCCGCCGCAGCGCGTTGCGGCGGTCACGCTCGAGCACCTCGTCAAGCGATTCGGCGAGGTCGAGGCAGTCTCCGGCATCGACCTGGAGATCCGCGACGGTGAGTTCTTCTCCATGCTCGGTCCATCCGGGTCCGGCAAGACCACCACCTTGCGCATGATCGCCGGCTTCGAGACGCCGACCGAGGGGCGCATCCTGCTGCACGGGAAGGATGTGACCGGCGTCCCACCCTTCGACCGCGACGTGAACACGGTGTTCCAGGACTACGCGCTCTTCCCGCACATGACCGTCGCCCAGAACGTCGGATACGGGCTGATGGTGCGCAAGACGCCGGCCGCTGAGCGCGCGACGCGCACGACCGAGGCGCTGCGCATGGTGCGGTTGGAGGGGTACGAGAAGCGCCGTCCGGCTCAACTCTCGGGCGGCCAGCGGCAGCGGGTCGCGCTCGCTCGGGCTCTCGTCAATCGGCCGCGGGTGCTGCTCCTCGACGAGCCGCTCGGCGCGCTCGACCTCAAGCTGCGGGAACAGATGCAGATCGAGCTCAAGGAGATCCAGGCCCAGGTTGGCATCACCTTCATCTACGTGACCCACGACCAGGAGGAGGCGCTCACCATGAGCAACCGCCTGGCCGTCTTCAATCGGGGCTCGATCGAGCAGATCGGAACGCCGGCCGACGTCTACGAGCACCCCGCCACGACCTTCGTGGCCGGCTTTGTCGGAACCTCGAACCTGCTGAAGGGGGAGACGGCGCGAGCCGTCATCGGTCAGGATGGGACCTTCACAGTGCGGCCCGAGAAGATCCGGATCGCCGATCCGGATCAGGTCGCCGAATCAGACGAGGCCTCGGCCCTGGGCAGTGTGCGCGAAGTGGTCTACCTGGGGTCCGACACTCGATATATCGTTGCCCTGGACGTTGGAGGCGAGCTGGTCGTCACGCAGCAGAACCTCCAGACCTCCTCCATGGAGGCACTTGCCGCCCAGGGACGACCGGTCAGGCTGCTCTGGAAGCGGCAGCACGTGTTGAGCCTGGCGGTTGGCCAGGCCGCGGAGGGGAAGAGAGAGGGAATGGACAGCCAATGA
- a CDS encoding AraC family ligand binding domain-containing protein — protein MDRSVPAPLVPLPWDRAEVPDAASAARRLRDAGAEPHAWSNGPGDRYGVHSHEYTKLLVCAAGSITFLVGADAVAIELQPGDGFILPPDTPHAAIVGPKGCTCLEGYRQPGRKRRSGRSRHRLRNR, from the coding sequence ATGGACCGATCCGTCCCGGCACCCCTCGTCCCCCTGCCCTGGGATCGCGCGGAGGTGCCCGACGCCGCCAGCGCGGCCAGGCGCCTGCGAGACGCCGGAGCGGAGCCGCACGCCTGGTCGAACGGTCCAGGCGACAGGTACGGCGTGCACAGCCACGAATACACCAAGCTCCTGGTCTGCGCGGCGGGCTCGATCACCTTCCTGGTCGGAGCCGATGCGGTTGCGATCGAGCTGCAGCCCGGTGACGGTTTCATCCTCCCGCCGGACACGCCGCACGCCGCGATCGTGGGTCCGAAGGGCTGCACCTGCCTGGAGGGCTACCGCCAGCCAGGACGCAAGAGGAGGTCCGGGCGGTCGCGCCACCGTTTGAGGAACCGATAG
- a CDS encoding glycosyltransferase, whose protein sequence is MTEQLPAEVARLLEQRAAARGSRDWATADALRDQIRGLGWEAVDTPEGSTARPAAPAPTADLPSLLEERASLDAAIVVVVDDHADDLVRMLRGLAAHPPTVAWELLVVANSPADEVEPLLAGAWPPDQSLPTPTVLPITTRLGWADAVNLGLRRSRGGVTIMLDTSLEPVGDVVGPILAAFSDPQVGIVGGWGVTSADGRDFVEAPPGEVDAIEAYCLAIRREALRAVGGFDPHFRFYRHADLDLSFAVRDAGWKTLRTDPLPFVRHAHRGWEAYPPDERDRLSKRNFYRFLKRWRDRPDLLLRPGWR, encoded by the coding sequence GTGACGGAGCAGCTGCCGGCCGAGGTGGCGCGGCTGCTCGAACAACGCGCCGCGGCCCGTGGATCGCGCGACTGGGCGACCGCCGACGCGCTCCGCGATCAGATCCGCGGCCTCGGCTGGGAGGCGGTCGATACGCCCGAGGGTTCAACCGCCCGGCCTGCGGCCCCAGCCCCGACGGCTGACCTGCCGAGCCTGCTCGAGGAGCGGGCGAGCCTGGACGCCGCAATCGTGGTCGTCGTGGACGACCACGCAGACGACCTGGTGCGGATGCTGCGCGGGCTGGCGGCCCACCCTCCGACGGTCGCCTGGGAGCTGCTGGTGGTGGCCAACTCCCCCGCGGACGAGGTCGAGCCTCTGCTCGCCGGGGCGTGGCCGCCGGATCAGTCGCTGCCGACACCGACCGTCCTGCCGATCACCACTCGACTCGGCTGGGCCGACGCGGTCAACCTGGGACTGCGACGCAGCCGAGGTGGCGTCACGATCATGCTTGACACATCACTGGAGCCGGTCGGCGACGTGGTCGGTCCGATCCTGGCTGCGTTCAGCGATCCGCAAGTCGGGATCGTCGGCGGCTGGGGCGTGACGAGCGCCGACGGGCGTGACTTCGTCGAGGCTCCGCCCGGTGAGGTCGACGCGATCGAGGCCTACTGCCTCGCCATTCGACGCGAGGCGCTCCGCGCGGTGGGTGGCTTCGATCCGCATTTCCGCTTCTACCGGCACGCCGACCTCGACCTCTCGTTCGCGGTCCGGGATGCCGGCTGGAAGACGCTCCGCACGGACCCGCTGCCGTTCGTGCGCCACGCACATCGTGGCTGGGAGGCGTACCCACCCGACGAGCGCGACCGGCTGAGCAAGCGCAACTTCTATCGGTTCCTCAAACGGTGGCGCGACCGCCCGGACCTCCTCTTGCGTCCTGGCTGGCGGTAG
- a CDS encoding rhomboid family intramembrane serine protease yields MADEPQQRLAEGQRLLDAGDLDAAVEILAPLTGHPDAELSAAAWLSIGDARYRLDDEAGALAAWQQAADRGGSSAWLGWRKVAEQEVREGHLEEAVAAYREADRRAPHEERGAIANRIAWLLKETGHDFASRRQFNRARGAYATYHAWVTWAIVAINVAVFLVDAALTTNGSGFSLTGGSGPLSEAGAVYGPAVAGGEWWRLITGAFLHLGILHIAFNMYALWLFGPIMEQMYGHVEFAVIYLLCALGGNVLTILLAPNVPALGASGAIFGLFGLAFIVSRRRHLLLGPQARAVLSRVGTLLVLNLIITFTIPFISWTGHVGGLVVGGVIGLLLAPANVPTLGGMWRAPDGSLLAQRLPPSLRASAYLLIAAVLVLGTYVAIQQPG; encoded by the coding sequence ATGGCCGATGAACCGCAGCAGCGCCTCGCGGAGGGGCAGCGCCTCCTCGATGCAGGCGACCTCGACGCGGCGGTGGAGATCCTCGCCCCGCTGACCGGGCACCCCGACGCAGAGCTGAGCGCGGCCGCCTGGCTGTCGATCGGCGACGCCCGATACCGCCTCGACGACGAGGCCGGCGCCCTCGCGGCCTGGCAGCAGGCGGCTGATCGAGGCGGGTCCAGCGCCTGGCTGGGATGGCGCAAGGTCGCCGAACAGGAGGTCCGCGAAGGCCACCTGGAGGAGGCGGTCGCCGCCTACCGGGAGGCTGATCGTCGCGCACCGCACGAGGAGCGCGGCGCGATCGCCAACCGCATCGCCTGGCTCCTCAAGGAGACCGGCCACGACTTCGCGTCGCGGCGCCAGTTCAACCGGGCCAGGGGCGCCTACGCCACATACCATGCCTGGGTCACCTGGGCGATCGTGGCCATCAACGTGGCCGTCTTCCTCGTCGACGCGGCCCTTACAACCAATGGGTCCGGGTTCTCGCTGACCGGAGGCTCGGGCCCGCTCTCCGAAGCGGGCGCGGTCTATGGGCCGGCGGTCGCCGGCGGGGAGTGGTGGCGCCTGATCACCGGCGCCTTCCTCCACCTCGGGATCCTGCACATCGCCTTCAACATGTACGCCCTGTGGCTCTTCGGGCCGATCATGGAGCAGATGTACGGGCACGTTGAGTTCGCCGTCATCTACCTGCTCTGCGCCCTGGGCGGCAACGTATTGACCATCCTCCTCGCGCCCAATGTCCCGGCACTCGGGGCATCCGGCGCCATCTTCGGCCTGTTCGGGCTCGCCTTCATCGTCTCGCGCAGGCGCCACCTGCTGCTGGGGCCGCAGGCCAGGGCCGTGCTGTCCCGGGTCGGCACCCTCCTGGTCCTGAACCTGATCATCACCTTCACCATCCCGTTCATCAGCTGGACGGGCCACGTCGGCGGATTGGTGGTAGGCGGAGTGATCGGACTGCTGCTGGCCCCTGCCAACGTGCCGACCCTGGGCGGCATGTGGCGTGCGCCCGACGGATCGCTGCTCGCCCAACGCCTCCCGCCGTCGCTGCGCGCCAGCGCGTACCTGCTGATTGCGGCTGTCCTGGTCCTGGGGACCTACGTGGCGATCCAGCAGCCGGGCTGA
- a CDS encoding helix-turn-helix domain-containing protein: MQMISNEVGKLLTATEVADLLHLHVNTVKRLGDRGEIPFYRVCKRGDRRFRYDDVLDFLRRAK; this comes from the coding sequence ATGCAGATGATCAGCAACGAGGTAGGGAAGCTGCTCACGGCGACCGAGGTCGCCGACCTGCTCCACCTGCACGTCAACACCGTCAAGCGGCTCGGCGATCGCGGCGAGATCCCGTTCTATCGGGTCTGCAAGCGCGGCGACCGACGTTTCCGTTACGACGACGTGCTCGACTTCCTCCGCCGCGCGAAGTAA
- a CDS encoding ABC transporter permease — translation MTTDPPAASRRGRRLAAWLHARPRLQLALLLALPLAFFSLVYLGSLVILLLNAFWESDPFSGRIIPNFTLDAFVTLFTVDVYRTIAFRTIGMAILVTLTCIAFGFPIAYYMARIASPTTRRFLVVAVLMPLWASYLVKIYTWRTILAGNGLADWLLAPLGVDGPGLDSLVSGWLVLTYLWLPYMILPIFAAIERIPNSLLEASSDLGGRTGPTFRRVVLPLVLPGVAAGSIFTFSLTLGDYIVPDLISNTQFIGNVIYSNSSLGSLPLAAAYSLVPVAVVVAYLLIARRLGAFESL, via the coding sequence ATGACTACCGACCCCCCCGCAGCTTCCCGACGCGGACGGCGCCTGGCTGCCTGGTTGCATGCCAGGCCTCGGCTTCAGCTTGCGCTTCTGCTCGCCCTGCCCCTGGCCTTCTTCTCCCTGGTCTACCTCGGCTCGCTGGTGATCCTGCTTCTGAACGCCTTCTGGGAGTCCGATCCGTTCAGCGGCCGGATCATCCCGAACTTCACCCTCGACGCCTTCGTCACGCTGTTCACCGTCGACGTCTATCGAACCATCGCCTTTCGGACCATCGGGATGGCGATCCTGGTGACGCTCACCTGCATCGCATTCGGTTTTCCGATCGCCTATTACATGGCCCGCATCGCGTCGCCGACGACGCGGCGGTTCCTGGTGGTCGCGGTGCTCATGCCGCTCTGGGCGTCATACCTGGTCAAGATCTACACCTGGCGGACGATCCTGGCCGGCAATGGGCTCGCCGACTGGCTCCTGGCGCCGCTCGGCGTCGACGGCCCGGGCCTCGACTCGCTGGTCAGCGGGTGGCTGGTGCTGACCTATCTGTGGCTGCCGTACATGATCCTGCCGATCTTCGCCGCCATCGAACGCATCCCGAACTCCCTGCTCGAGGCCTCATCGGACCTTGGCGGACGCACCGGCCCAACCTTCCGACGCGTCGTCCTGCCGCTGGTGCTGCCCGGGGTGGCGGCCGGGTCGATCTTCACCTTCTCGCTGACCCTGGGCGATTACATCGTGCCGGACCTCATCTCGAACACCCAGTTCATCGGGAACGTCATCTACAGCAACTCGAGCCTCGGCAGCCTCCCGCTTGCCGCGGCATATTCGCTGGTGCCGGTGGCAGTGGTGGTCGCGTACCTCCTCATTGCCAGGCGCTTGGGCGCCTTCGAGTCGCTGTGA
- the efeU gene encoding iron uptake transporter permease EfeU, protein MDIGFLTTGLLTGLREGVEAALIVSIILVYLARTGNARHFGRIWLGAGAAIALSAAVGAVLWVSIGGLSSPAEQYFEGSAMLLAAIVVTWMLFWMRRTAANIKGELHAGVDRALTDGSVWALSILAFTAVVREGIETSLFLLGQATAATTEEAGAASTLLGALIGILIAVLLGYGFYRGARVINLARFFRWTGVALVFIAGGLVSHAAHEFIDAGLIGFGTSTAFNISALLPHEPDGGNLLGQMLRAVFGYTSTPEWTTLLTWVVYVVGVLTLYLQPMKPQKPAPISSSLPAPGA, encoded by the coding sequence TTGGACATCGGCTTCTTGACGACCGGGCTGCTCACCGGCCTCCGCGAGGGGGTCGAGGCGGCGCTCATCGTGAGCATCATCCTCGTCTACCTGGCACGCACCGGGAATGCCCGTCACTTCGGCCGTATCTGGCTCGGCGCCGGCGCCGCGATCGCGCTCAGCGCAGCGGTGGGCGCCGTCCTGTGGGTCAGCATCGGGGGCCTCTCCTCGCCCGCGGAGCAGTACTTCGAGGGGAGCGCCATGCTCCTCGCCGCCATCGTGGTGACCTGGATGCTCTTCTGGATGCGGCGCACCGCCGCCAACATCAAGGGCGAGCTTCATGCCGGCGTTGACCGGGCACTCACCGATGGCAGCGTCTGGGCCCTCTCGATCCTCGCCTTCACCGCAGTGGTGCGCGAGGGGATCGAGACGTCGCTCTTCCTGCTCGGGCAGGCCACCGCCGCCACGACCGAGGAGGCGGGGGCAGCGAGCACGCTGCTGGGGGCCTTAATCGGCATCCTGATCGCCGTTCTGCTCGGCTATGGGTTCTATCGCGGTGCGCGCGTGATCAACCTGGCACGGTTCTTCCGCTGGACCGGTGTGGCGCTGGTCTTCATCGCCGGCGGACTGGTCAGCCATGCGGCACACGAGTTCATCGACGCGGGGCTGATCGGTTTTGGCACCTCAACCGCCTTCAACATCAGCGCACTGCTGCCGCACGAGCCCGATGGCGGGAACCTGCTCGGGCAGATGCTGCGCGCGGTGTTCGGCTACACCAGCACACCGGAGTGGACGACGCTGCTCACCTGGGTCGTGTACGTCGTCGGCGTCCTGACCCTCTACCTGCAGCCGATGAAGCCGCAGAAACCGGCGCCAATCTCGAGCAGCCTGCCCGCCCCCGGGGCATGA
- a CDS encoding (2Fe-2S) ferredoxin domain-containing protein has translation MPVYERHVFVCTRGEWCPSVDGDGLGVHAALKSAVRATDLAGRVRVNHSGCFSQCGNGPMVVVYPDGVWYAAVTPADVAEIVESHLIGDKPVERLRYDPPEVGSHQLEREPDGRPIGRTAPWPARADR, from the coding sequence ATGCCCGTCTACGAGCGACACGTCTTCGTCTGCACTCGGGGAGAGTGGTGTCCCTCGGTGGACGGCGATGGCCTGGGCGTTCATGCCGCGCTCAAGTCCGCCGTACGCGCCACCGATCTCGCCGGGCGGGTGCGCGTCAACCACTCGGGCTGCTTCAGCCAGTGCGGCAATGGACCGATGGTCGTCGTCTATCCCGATGGAGTCTGGTACGCAGCGGTGACACCAGCCGACGTGGCCGAGATCGTGGAGAGCCACCTCATCGGCGACAAGCCGGTCGAGCGCCTCCGCTACGACCCGCCCGAGGTCGGCTCACACCAGCTCGAACGCGAGCCTGACGGCCGGCCGATCGGCCGAACCGCCCCATGGCCGGCGCGCGCCGACCGCTGA
- a CDS encoding dienelactone hydrolase family protein gives MPLTRHETLNADIAAAAAHLRSVDGGAVQRLYTVGFCFGGRLSYLQAASAIDAAGVIGFYGPPVGPNRAGLPAPADEAQRFTCPVLAISGGADRGIGPEAVQAFEQAMDRAGVAHTTVTYPGAPHSFFDRHSSEHADASVDAWRKMLTFMGVTGAASG, from the coding sequence GTGCCGCTGACGCGCCACGAAACGCTCAACGCGGACATCGCGGCAGCGGCAGCCCACCTGCGCTCTGTCGACGGGGGAGCGGTCCAGCGCCTCTACACCGTCGGCTTCTGCTTCGGCGGGCGCCTGAGCTACCTGCAGGCCGCGTCCGCGATCGACGCTGCGGGGGTGATCGGCTTCTACGGCCCGCCGGTCGGACCCAACCGCGCGGGGCTGCCGGCTCCGGCCGACGAGGCGCAGCGATTCACCTGCCCGGTGCTCGCGATCTCGGGCGGCGCGGACCGGGGGATCGGTCCCGAGGCAGTCCAGGCCTTTGAACAGGCGATGGATCGCGCGGGCGTGGCCCACACCACGGTGACCTATCCGGGAGCGCCCCATTCATTCTTCGATCGGCATTCGAGCGAGCATGCCGACGCATCAGTCGATGCGTGGCGTAAGATGCTGACCTTCATGGGCGTCACCGGTGCCGCAAGCGGATAG
- a CDS encoding ABC transporter permease encodes MTESRLTRAALRLATGLVLLFIYVPLAVIAIYAFNPTISQTWPPSGFTFQWFVEAASNPKVLGAFASSVVAAAGATAIALVLGTLAALGVQRFAFFGRETVSFFLVLPIALPGVVTGIALSATFQTIDVRFGLATVVVGHATFCVVVAYNNVLARLRRTPRSAEEASGDLGADTWQTFRRITLPAIRTALLAGGLLAFALSFDEIIVTNFTAGPGTQTIPLFIFRSIQRPNELPVVNVVALVLILLSIIPVYIAQRIGGETTGMTR; translated from the coding sequence ATGACGGAATCGCGCCTGACCCGCGCCGCGCTTCGGTTGGCAACCGGGCTGGTGCTGCTCTTCATCTACGTGCCGCTCGCGGTGATTGCGATCTACGCGTTTAATCCGACCATCTCGCAGACCTGGCCGCCGTCCGGCTTCACCTTCCAGTGGTTCGTCGAGGCGGCATCCAATCCCAAGGTCCTGGGCGCGTTCGCCTCGTCCGTTGTGGCCGCTGCCGGGGCGACCGCCATTGCCCTGGTCCTCGGCACACTGGCGGCGCTTGGCGTCCAGCGCTTCGCATTCTTCGGTCGCGAGACTGTCTCGTTCTTCCTGGTCCTGCCAATCGCGCTGCCGGGCGTCGTCACCGGGATCGCACTGTCGGCGACATTCCAGACCATTGACGTCCGATTCGGTCTGGCGACGGTGGTGGTCGGCCACGCGACCTTCTGCGTCGTCGTCGCGTATAACAACGTCCTCGCTCGCCTGCGGCGCACGCCACGCTCCGCCGAGGAGGCGTCCGGCGACCTCGGCGCTGACACCTGGCAGACGTTTCGGCGGATCACTCTGCCGGCGATTCGGACGGCGCTGCTGGCCGGGGGACTGCTGGCCTTCGCGCTGTCGTTCGACGAGATCATTGTCACCAACTTCACCGCCGGGCCGGGCACCCAGACGATTCCGCTGTTCATCTTTCGCAGCATCCAGCGCCCAAACGAGCTGCCGGTGGTCAACGTCGTCGCGCTGGTGCTCATCCTGCTGTCCATCATCCCCGTCTACATCGCGCAGCGGATCGGCGGCGAGACGACGGGGATGACTCGCTGA
- a CDS encoding EamA family transporter, with the protein MGSAAAWGTGDFAGGLAARRAGGLLVTGGAQVVGFVLLLLVVVVLRPPLRASSTLLLGAVGGIAGGLGLAALYRALGMGAMGLVSALSGVGGVLIPLAVGTLVWGTVIQPVQLVGVGCAVLAIGAASGATTRGVSREALLLALTAALGFGLWFVFLDLAAEHDQLWALVASRASASLVVGGSALLRSDRSRLREVAPLVGLAGLLDVAANGMVVLAFATIPVGIAAALSGTYPLATMLLARALLGEALPRLGVLAVALAVIGIVFISLGG; encoded by the coding sequence GTGGGATCCGCGGCGGCCTGGGGCACCGGTGACTTTGCCGGCGGCCTGGCGGCGCGGCGTGCCGGCGGCCTGCTGGTCACCGGCGGGGCGCAGGTGGTCGGCTTCGTCCTTCTGCTCCTCGTAGTCGTGGTGCTGCGGCCCCCGCTGCGCGCCAGCTCGACGCTCCTGCTTGGCGCTGTCGGTGGCATCGCGGGGGGCCTGGGGCTGGCGGCCCTGTATCGCGCCCTGGGGATGGGGGCGATGGGACTCGTGTCCGCTCTCAGCGGGGTCGGTGGAGTGCTCATCCCGCTCGCCGTTGGGACGCTGGTGTGGGGCACCGTCATCCAGCCGGTGCAGCTGGTGGGCGTTGGCTGTGCGGTGCTGGCGATCGGCGCCGCGAGCGGCGCGACCACTCGCGGTGTGAGTCGCGAAGCGTTGCTTCTGGCGCTGACCGCCGCGCTCGGCTTCGGCCTCTGGTTCGTCTTCCTCGATCTCGCCGCAGAGCACGACCAGCTCTGGGCACTGGTCGCCAGCCGCGCCTCCGCATCGCTCGTGGTCGGCGGAAGCGCGCTGCTGAGGAGCGACCGCTCGCGCCTCCGGGAGGTTGCTCCTCTCGTCGGGCTCGCCGGGCTGCTGGACGTGGCAGCCAACGGCATGGTGGTGCTCGCCTTCGCGACTATCCCGGTCGGCATCGCGGCTGCCCTGTCCGGAACCTACCCGCTGGCGACGATGCTCCTGGCGCGGGCGCTCCTCGGCGAGGCGTTGCCGCGCCTGGGCGTGCTGGCTGTCGCCCTGGCCGTCATCGGGATCGTCTTCATTTCGCTCGGCGGCTGA
- a CDS encoding dienelactone hydrolase family protein, whose translation MCCDADARPPLPPISGAALDAGELTLTSGDGTRMAAYAARAAAPSRAGIVILPDVRGLHPFFEELTLRFAEAGVDAIAIDYFSRTAGRAVAVPTSITPATCR comes from the coding sequence ATGTGCTGCGACGCCGATGCTCGACCTCCGCTCCCCCCGATCAGCGGCGCCGCACTCGATGCGGGCGAGCTGACGCTCACCTCCGGGGACGGAACCCGGATGGCGGCCTACGCGGCTCGTGCCGCCGCGCCGAGCAGGGCGGGGATCGTCATCCTGCCGGACGTGCGCGGTCTGCACCCGTTCTTTGAGGAGCTGACCCTGCGCTTCGCGGAGGCGGGCGTCGACGCGATCGCCATCGACTACTTCAGCCGGACCGCGGGGAGGGCCGTCGCAGTGCCGACTTCGATTACGCCAGCCACGTGCCGCTGA
- a CDS encoding extracellular solute-binding protein: protein MRILRTPAYVVVVGLVLAACGSNVPSGALTELPAAEDELNLVIWVGYAEDGANFPEFDWVTPFEDETGCQVNATDGVDSANMVSLMATGQYDGVSASGDATNRMIEAGTVSPVNIALIPNYEGIFESLKNKPHNSVDGVPYGVPHGRGANLLLYNTDEFPEAPTSWDPVWEGAADHSGEVSIYNYLIYIADAALHLMQKDPDLGITDPYQLNEEQFNAAVDLLTAQSEHAIYWGTAAEQITSFAAGDAVVGTTWQYQANNLTDSPVAVTLPDEGSTGWSDTWMISSEAAHPGCMYRWMNWMADPETSAMATIYFGEAPTSEAACDAAETILDGAYAGHCDTFHATDEEYFEKVWFWTTPRTDCGDDDSVTTCKNIEDWTNAWTEITGA, encoded by the coding sequence ATGAGGATCCTACGCACCCCGGCCTACGTGGTCGTCGTCGGCCTTGTCCTGGCCGCCTGCGGCAGCAACGTGCCGTCCGGCGCCTTGACTGAATTACCCGCTGCCGAGGACGAGCTCAACCTGGTCATCTGGGTCGGCTACGCCGAGGACGGCGCGAACTTCCCGGAATTCGACTGGGTCACGCCATTCGAGGACGAGACCGGCTGCCAGGTCAACGCGACTGACGGCGTGGACTCCGCCAACATGGTGTCCCTGATGGCCACCGGCCAGTACGACGGCGTGTCGGCCTCCGGTGACGCCACGAACCGGATGATCGAGGCGGGCACCGTCTCCCCGGTCAACATCGCTCTGATCCCCAACTACGAGGGTATCTTCGAGTCGCTCAAGAACAAGCCGCACAACTCGGTTGACGGCGTGCCGTACGGCGTCCCGCACGGCCGAGGCGCGAACCTCCTGCTCTACAACACCGATGAGTTCCCGGAGGCGCCAACCAGCTGGGATCCGGTATGGGAGGGCGCAGCGGACCACTCCGGTGAGGTCAGCATCTACAACTATCTGATCTACATCGCCGACGCGGCGCTGCACCTGATGCAGAAGGATCCCGACCTTGGGATCACCGATCCCTACCAGCTCAACGAGGAGCAGTTCAACGCGGCAGTCGACCTGCTCACGGCGCAGAGCGAGCACGCGATCTACTGGGGGACGGCCGCGGAGCAGATCACGTCCTTCGCCGCTGGCGATGCCGTGGTCGGGACGACCTGGCAGTACCAGGCCAACAACCTGACCGATTCACCGGTCGCCGTGACCCTGCCCGACGAGGGCTCGACCGGATGGTCAGACACCTGGATGATCTCGTCGGAGGCGGCCCATCCGGGGTGCATGTACCGATGGATGAACTGGATGGCGGATCCTGAGACGAGCGCGATGGCCACCATCTACTTCGGCGAGGCACCGACCAGCGAGGCAGCGTGCGACGCTGCCGAGACGATCCTTGACGGGGCCTATGCCGGGCATTGCGACACGTTCCATGCCACCGACGAGGAGTACTTCGAGAAGGTCTGGTTCTGGACCACTCCGCGGACCGACTGCGGGGACGACGACAGCGTCACGACCTGCAAGAACATCGAGGATTGGACCAACGCCTGGACCGAGATCACCGGCGCCTGA